In the genome of Dunckerocampus dactyliophorus isolate RoL2022-P2 chromosome 6, RoL_Ddac_1.1, whole genome shotgun sequence, one region contains:
- the LOC129182676 gene encoding protein Hook homolog 2-like, with protein sequence MVSSVSAWFVQSSVIMTSEKKASQCDTRMAEHRRGENSKFRREQEEELLLKAWENMSFALRQQTVYEDLRPPGPVQSFLSKQRQSSRRRRVLQPR encoded by the exons ATGGTTTCAAGTGTATCAGCTTGGTTTGTGCAGAGCTCGGTGATCATGACGAGTGAGAAGAAGGCCAGTCAATGTGATACCAGGATGGCAGAG CATCGTCGGGGAGAGAATTCAAAGTTCCGccgggagcaggaggaggaactTCTTCTCAAAGCCTGGGAGAACATG TCCTTTGCTCTACGGCAGCAGACTGTGTACGAAGACCTCAGACCTCCAGGCCCGGTGCAGTCCTTCCTGTCCAAACAGAGGCAGTCATCAcgtagaaggagggtgttgcaGCCCAGATAG